The Accipiter gentilis chromosome 14, bAccGen1.1, whole genome shotgun sequence genome contains a region encoding:
- the MTG2 gene encoding mitochondrial ribosome-associated GTPase 2: MLLPSWAVLGGRAAPAAVSAMLAPCWAVLGGRPAWRPAFLLLGPVPLPAGGRQLPFSTTCARCSKNRRLRQKRVISERKLTRYFVDHRKVRVVGGQGGGGGHSFYSEPRKIFGGPDGGNGGDGGHVILKADRQMKSLASVLPFYQGFHGERGGSKNCYGANGAYVYVKVPVGTLVKEDGKVVADLTQHGEEYVAAYGGAGGKGNRFFLSNENRAPTLFTPGEPGQERVLHLELKTTAHAGLVGFPNAGKSSLLRAISRAKPAVAAYPFTTLNPHVGIVHYQDYEQVAVADIPGLIKGAHQNRGLGMAFLRHIERCRFLLYVVDLSVSQPWIQLQDLKYELEQYKKGLSERPCVVIGNKIDLAQSRINLPLLKEQIDDRVIALSALTGDNLEELFLHLRELYDTYVKTEQSRGQSLVKW; encoded by the exons ATGCTGCTGCCGTCCTGGGCCGTGCTGGGCGGCCGGGCTGCCCCGGCGGCTGTCAGCGCTATGCTGGCGCCGTGTTGGGCCGTGCTGGGCGGCCGGCCGGCTTGGAGGccggccttcctcctcctcggcccGGTGCCGCTGCCGGCGGGCGGCCGGCAGCTGCCTTTCTCCACAACTTGCGCGAGGTGCTCTAAGAACAGGCGGCTGAGGCAAAAAAGAGTCATTTCGGAAAGGAAGCTG ACACGCTATTTCGTGGATCACCGGAAGGTGCGTGTGGTtggaggacaaggaggaggagggggtcaTTCTTTTTATAGCGAACCCAGAAAAATATTTGGAGGTCCTGATGGTGGAAATGGCGGTGATGGGGGTCATGTCATTTTGAAAG CTGACCGGCAAATGAAATCACTTGCTTCAGTCCTCCCCTTCTATCAGGGTTTTcatggagagagaggaggaagcaaAAACTGTTACGGAGCTAATGGTGCATACGTGTATGTTAAA GTCCCTGTAGGTACATTGGTTAAGGAGGATGGGAAAGTTGTGGCTGACCTCACTCAACATGGTGAAGAGTATGTTGCAGCTTATGGAGGAGCCGGAGGGAAAGGTAATcgcttttttctttccaatgaaAACCGAGCTCCGACATTATTTACTCCAGGAGAGCCAGGTCAGGAAAGGGTCCTCCATTTGGAACTCAAGACAACAGCTCATGCAGGATTG GTGGGCTTTCCCAATGCTGGCAAATCATCGCTTTTGAGAGCAATCTCCAGGGCAAAGCCAGCCGTGGCTGCCTACCCATTCACAACCCTAAATCCCCACGTTGGTATTGTCCACTATCAAGACTATGAACAAGTAGCAG TTGCTGACATTCCTGGCCTAATAAAAGGTGCTCATCAAAACAGGGGCCTCGGGATGGCCTTCCTAAGGCATATTGAACGCTGCCGCTTTCTCTTATATGTGGTGGATCTCTCTGTGTCTCAGCCATGGATTCAGCTGCAAGACTTAAAATATGAACTGGAACAATATAAAAAAGGATTGTCTGAGAGGCCTTGTGTTGTCATTGGGAATAAGATTGACCTTGCTCAGTCCAGAATCAATCTGCCACTCCTTAAAGAACAGATAGATGACCGGGTCATTGCACTGTCTGCATTGACAGGAGACAACCTAGAGGAACTGTTTTTGCATTTGAGAGAACTGTATGACACTTATGTGAAGACAGAACAATCACGAGGGCAAAGCCTGGTCAAGTGGTAG
- the HRH3 gene encoding histamine H3 receptor, translated as MESGGALNGSAVAATAGRFAAAGTAALGSLMVLLIAVTVAGNALVMLAFVADSSLRTQNNFFLLNLAISDFLVGAFCIPLYVPYVLTGRWIFGRSLCKLWLVVDYLLCTSSVFNIVLISYDRFLSVTRAVAYRAQQGNTKRAVLKMVMVWVLAFLLYGPAIISWEYISGRSIIPTGECYAEFFYNWYFLMTASTLEFFTPFISVMFFNLSIYLNIQKRTKTRLDIFHEVHNQSFTEEMEMSPEAKLSLKCCKWEQKEPAETLDLSKSKAQAAASTASLGAKDLLSTSSESSRKPKCCNKNSCKNSASTLSLEKRMKIVSQSMTQRFRLSRDKKVAKSLAIIVGIFGICWAPYTLLMIIRAGCHGHCISEYWYETSFWLLWINSAVNPVLYPLCHYSFRRAFIKLLCPKKLKIQPHDPLQNCWK; from the exons ATGGAGAGCGGCGGGGCGCTGAACGGCTCCGCCGTCGCCGCCACCGCCGGGCGCTTCGCCGCCGCGGGGACGGCAGCGCTGGGCTCGTTGATGGTGCTGCTGATCGCCGTCACCGTGGCCGGGAACGCCTTGGTGATGTTGGCCTTCGTGGCGGATTCCAGCCTGCGTACCCAAAACAACTTCTTCCTCCTTAACCTGGCCATCTCGGATTTCCTAGTAG GTGCCTTCTGCATTCCCTTGTACGTGCCCTATGTGCTGACGGGGAGATGGATCTTCGGGAGAAGCCTCTGCAAACTCTGGCTGGTAGTTGATTACCTGCTCTGCACCTCTTCGGTCTTCAACATCGTGCTGATTAGCTATGACAGATTCCTCTCGGTGACAAGAGCG GTTGCCTACAGAGCCCAGCAAGGCAACACCAAGCGAGCGGTGCTGAAGATGGTGATGGTATGGGTACTAGCGTTCCTGCTTTATGGACCTGCCATTATCAGCTGGGAGTATATATCGGGCCGGAGTATCATACCCACTGGGGAATGCTACGCTGAATTTTTCTACAACTGGTATTTTCTCATGACAGCCTCTACGCTGGAGTTTTTCACCCCGTTCATCAGTGTAATGTTTTTCAACCTGAGCATTTACCTGAACATACAAAAGCGTACCAAAACACGCCTGGATATTTTCCACGAAGTGCACAACCAGTCCTTCACTGAAGAGATGGAAATGAGCCCAGAAGCAAAGCTTTCTTTGAAATGCTGTAAGTGGGAGCAGAAGGAGCCAGCTGAAACCCTCGACCTCTCTAAGAGCAAAGCGCAAGCAGCAGCCTCCACTGCCAGCCTGGGTGCCAAAGACCTACTGTCAACAAGCTCCGAGAGCTCCAGGAAACCCAAGTGTTGCAAcaaaaacagctgtaaaaattcaGCATCCACTCTCTCCTTGGAGAAACGGATGAAGATAGTGTCCCAGAGCATGACTCAACGCTTCAGGCTCTCTAGAGACAAGAAAGTGGCTAAATCACTGGCAATCATCGTGGGCATTTTTGGAATCTGCTGGGCACCGTACACTCTCCTGATGATCATCCGCGCTGGCTGCCACGGCCACTGCATCTCTGAGTACTGGTACGAGACTTCCTTTTGGCTGCTCTGGATCAACTCAGCTGTCAACCCTGTCCTATACCCTCTCTGCCACTACAGCTTCAGAAGAGCTTTTATTAAACTCCTCTGTCCCAAGAAGCTAAAGATTCAACCTCATGATCCCCTTCAGAACTGCTGGAAGTGA